One Candidatus Thorarchaeota archaeon genomic window carries:
- a CDS encoding IS4/IS5 family transposase — RGYKELIREYRRDPEGWKARHAYGQRSLVETVFGMMKVRFGGGLSSRGFREQRREVLLKVLLHNIERLNFLECDGR; from the coding sequence CCGTGGCTATAAGGAGCTGATCAGGGAGTACCGACGAGACCCCGAGGGCTGGAAGGCCAGACACGCCTACGGGCAGCGGAGTCTGGTCGAGACCGTCTTCGGGATGATGAAGGTGCGGTTCGGAGGCGGCCTGAGTTCACGAGGGTTCCGGGAACAACGTCGCGAGGTCCTGCTGAAGGTGCTCCTGCACAACATCGAGCGGCTCAACTTCCTGGAGTGTGACGGGAGGTGA